CACCGTGTTCGTGGCCCGGGTGAAGAAGGCCCGCTGAACCACCGGGCGGGCAGGGGGGCCCATGATGGGCCCTCTTCTCGCCGCCCCGGGAGGGCCGTCTGGTACTAGAGTGGCGCCCCGTGAGTCGCCTTCCGCCACTCCTGCTCGTCCTCCTGCTCGGCACGGCCGCCGGTGCGCAGACGTCCTCCTCGGAACCGGAGGCCGCGGCGCCGGCCCCCGTCCTCACCGTCATCCTCCTCCCCCTGGAGAGCAACGCGGATGCCCGGGAGCAGGCTGCTGGCGTGACGTCGCTCCTCGTGAGCCGGCTCGCCGAGTCTTCCCGCCTCGCGGTGTCCACCGCGTCGGATCAGGAGGCCATCCGCCTCGCGGGCGTCTGCGCCGCGGGCCCGTGTCCCGAGGCCGCTCCCGGCACTCCCGGCTCCAGCAAGGCGCGCTACATCATCACCGGCCGGCTCGACGGCTTCGGCTCCCGCTACCTCCTCACCACCAGCCTCGTGGACGCGGAGAGTGGACGCGCCCTGGGCCGGCCTCGCGTCGAGGTGGCCGCGCGGGAGGCCCTGCCTCGCGCCGCCGTGTCGGTCGCGGATCAACTGCTCTCCACGCTCATCCCAGAGCCCACGGAGCGCGCGATCGCGAAGGCCCCCACCGTCACGAAGGTTCCCGGTGTGGGCTCGTTCCTTGTCGGCCTGCGGTTCAACAACAGCCTCATCTCCAACCTCTCCACGTTCAACCCCGGTGGCGACGTGGAGATCGGCTTCCAGTTCCATCCCGAGTGGGTCGTCTTCGGGCAGGTGGGCCTCACGTACGTGACGGCCCAGGAGGTGGGACGCAAGGGCGGCCTCAACGTCCTGCCCAGCGTGCTCGGCCTGCGCCACTACCACAACGTCGAGCGTGCCTTCCGCCCGTACTGGGGACTGGGCCTCGGCGTGCAGCTGTCCTTCGGCGAGTTCGGCATCTTCCGGCAGACCGGCCCGCTGCCCACCGTCATGGGCTTCTTCGGCTGCGAGTACCTCATCGCCGGCCATCTCGGTCTCCAGCTCGAGGCCTCCACCAACCTTGCCCAGGCCACGCTCGGCCTCTCCGATGGGGGACTGGGCAGTGGCCTCAACCTCGAACTCAACGCCGGCCTCGCCTGGCACTTCTGAGCCCGGAGCTCCCCCCGCATGCACCCGCGCTGGCGTGTCCTGTCCCTGCTTGCCCTCCTCGCCGCTGGTTGCGAGGACCGTCCCTCGCCGCCCTCTCCCAAGGAGCAGGCCGAGGGCTACTACGTGAAGGGCACCACCGAGTACCTCCAGGGCAAGTTCGATGAGGCCCTGACCTCCTTCAACACCATGAAGGAGCTGTCCCCGGACGATCCCCGCCTGCCCGCGGCCATCGGCGAGGTCTACCTGTCCATGGGCCGCCTCAACGAGGCCTCCACCCAGTTCGAGCTCGCCCTCAAGCGGGACTCCAAGCGCTCCACCAATTGGAGCCGGCTCGGCTTCATCCAGGCCCAGCTCGGCAAGACGGACGCGGCCCAGAGCTCCCTGCGCAAGGCGCTCGCCCTGCACCCCAAGGACTTCAACGCCCTCGAGCAACTGGCGGAGCTCCACGTCAAGGCGGGTGAGAAGGACGCCGCCGTGAAGCACTTCCTCCTCGCCGCCGAGGCGAGCCCCGATGCCAGCAAGACGCCCCTCGTGTTGCGTGCCGTGGACGTGCTCACGGCGGACGGGCGCCACGCCGAGGCCCTCCTGCTCCTGGGCGAGTGGACGGGGAAGGGGGTGCGGACTCCCGAGCTGCTCACCGCGCTCGGCGACGAGCAGGTGCGGGCCGGCGAGCTGCTCCACGCCGCGGCCTCCTACCGGGATGCAGCCACCGCGTCTCCCAAGGATCCCACGTTGTGGGAGCTCGTCGGGGAGATCTACTCGAAGCTGGGGAAGCCAGAGGAGGCGCTCGCGGCCTACCGCGAGTCCCTGCGCGTGAAGGATCGCGCCATCGTCCACGTGGCCATGGCGCGCCTCCACCTGGGCCGCGATGACCGCAAGGCCGCCGAGGAGGAGCTGGGGAAAGCCCTCGA
The sequence above is drawn from the Archangium gephyra genome and encodes:
- a CDS encoding tetratricopeptide repeat protein: MHPRWRVLSLLALLAAGCEDRPSPPSPKEQAEGYYVKGTTEYLQGKFDEALTSFNTMKELSPDDPRLPAAIGEVYLSMGRLNEASTQFELALKRDSKRSTNWSRLGFIQAQLGKTDAAQSSLRKALALHPKDFNALEQLAELHVKAGEKDAAVKHFLLAAEASPDASKTPLVLRAVDVLTADGRHAEALLLLGEWTGKGVRTPELLTALGDEQVRAGELLHAAASYRDAATASPKDPTLWELVGEIYSKLGKPEEALAAYRESLRVKDRAIVHVAMARLHLGRDDRKAAEEELGKALETVSGSDVHELTELAALLSTFDRKPDALRILSSLSAEPDHAKDLDLQLRTATLAQELKDEATVRTVCERIASSGVKLKKCP